Proteins from a genomic interval of Pseudomonas asplenii:
- a CDS encoding endonuclease/exonuclease/phosphatase family protein, translating into MIRLLRYTLLGLALVATVLGLSLYSLTWRPAAKEILPVSCTAQAPVLVAGQALKVMTWNVQYLAGKRYVFWYDMADGSGKDERPTPADMAFSLDEVSRVIRDEQPDLVLLQELDDNAKASAYQDQLKLLQERVADLYPCSTQAFDWKADFVPNWHILGSVGRKLAILSRYQVEHAERLQLPLAPANLIERQFQPRQALLLNYLPLSNGDQLAVINTQLAPFTQDETPLRQVQATTRLLDKLESQGTPWLIGGDFNLLPLGQYLRLPANLRGGYSADSELHVLWDKYPMVPSNNEASGIDREQWLTFYPNNPAVSAPDRTLDYFFYSAKMRRVEAQVRQDDTLKISDHLPLVARFLLPAPH; encoded by the coding sequence ATGATCCGTTTATTACGTTACACCTTGCTGGGCCTGGCCCTTGTCGCCACCGTGCTCGGCCTTTCCCTCTACAGCCTGACCTGGCGGCCCGCCGCCAAGGAAATCCTGCCGGTCAGTTGCACGGCCCAAGCACCGGTGCTGGTCGCAGGCCAGGCACTCAAGGTGATGACCTGGAACGTCCAGTACCTGGCCGGCAAGCGCTACGTGTTCTGGTACGACATGGCCGACGGCAGCGGCAAGGATGAACGCCCGACACCGGCCGACATGGCCTTCAGCCTCGATGAGGTGTCCCGGGTGATTCGCGACGAGCAGCCGGATCTCGTACTGCTGCAGGAACTCGATGACAATGCCAAGGCCAGTGCCTACCAGGATCAGCTCAAGCTGCTCCAGGAGCGGGTCGCCGACCTCTATCCGTGCAGCACGCAGGCCTTCGACTGGAAAGCCGACTTCGTGCCCAACTGGCATATCCTCGGCAGCGTCGGCCGCAAACTGGCGATCCTCAGCCGCTACCAGGTCGAACATGCCGAACGCCTGCAACTGCCTCTGGCGCCAGCCAACCTGATAGAGCGCCAGTTCCAGCCTCGCCAGGCGCTGCTGCTCAATTACCTGCCCTTGAGCAATGGCGATCAGTTGGCGGTGATCAATACCCAACTGGCGCCCTTTACCCAGGACGAGACCCCGTTGCGCCAGGTCCAGGCAACCACCCGGTTGCTGGACAAACTCGAAAGCCAGGGGACGCCCTGGCTGATCGGCGGGGATTTCAACCTGCTGCCGCTGGGCCAGTACCTGCGCCTGCCGGCCAACTTGCGCGGCGGCTATTCGGCGGACAGCGAACTGCATGTGCTGTGGGACAAGTACCCGATGGTGCCGAGCAACAACGAGGCCAGCGGCATCGACCGTGAACAGTGGCTGACTTTCTACCCGAACAACCCCGCCGTCAGCGCCCCGGATCGGACGCTGGACTACTTCTTCTACAGCGCGAAGATGCGCCGGGTGGAGGCGCAGGTGCGCCAGGACGATACGTTGAAGATCTCCGATCACCTGCCGCTGGTGGCGCGGTTTCTGCTGCCGGCGCCGCATTAA
- a CDS encoding putative urea ABC transporter substrate-binding protein, with amino-acid sequence MRNPLLSACLAAGLALLTSTSSHAAAKTDFNVCWTIYAGWMPWEYAQAQGVVDKWAKKYGIHVKVTQLNDYVESINQYTAGQFDGCTMTNMDALTIPAAGGVDSTALIVSDFSNGNDGIVIKGTGKTVADLKGMDVNLVELSVSHYLLARALDTVDLREKDLKVVNTSDADISAAFNTDNVQAVTTWNPMLADIKAKPGVTEVFDSSKIPGEILDMMVVNTQTLKDNPALGKVLTGAWFEVMELMNSKSAAGDAALEHMAKASGTDLAGFKSQLATTQLFYTPKETLDFANSPELPKTMAKVAGFSFEHGLLGEGAKDSSAVGMSFAHDVIRGDKGNIKLRFDPGYVQMAVDGSL; translated from the coding sequence ATGAGAAATCCTCTTCTCTCCGCCTGCCTTGCAGCAGGTCTTGCCCTGTTGACGAGCACGTCTTCCCACGCCGCTGCGAAGACGGATTTTAATGTGTGCTGGACGATCTATGCGGGCTGGATGCCTTGGGAATATGCACAGGCTCAAGGCGTCGTCGACAAGTGGGCCAAAAAATACGGTATTCACGTCAAGGTCACTCAACTCAACGACTACGTCGAGTCTATCAATCAGTACACCGCAGGCCAGTTCGACGGCTGCACCATGACCAACATGGATGCCCTGACCATCCCCGCTGCCGGTGGTGTCGACAGCACTGCGCTGATAGTCAGCGATTTTTCTAACGGGAATGACGGCATCGTCATCAAAGGCACCGGTAAAACGGTTGCTGATCTCAAGGGCATGGACGTCAATCTCGTTGAGCTGTCCGTATCCCACTACCTACTGGCCCGAGCCCTCGATACTGTCGATCTGCGCGAGAAAGACCTGAAGGTCGTCAACACTTCGGATGCGGATATATCTGCAGCCTTCAACACCGACAACGTGCAAGCCGTCACCACCTGGAACCCCATGCTTGCCGACATCAAGGCCAAGCCAGGGGTCACCGAAGTCTTCGACTCCAGCAAGATTCCCGGCGAAATCCTGGACATGATGGTCGTCAACACCCAAACGCTGAAGGACAACCCTGCCCTGGGGAAAGTGCTGACCGGCGCCTGGTTTGAAGTCATGGAACTGATGAACAGTAAAAGCGCTGCCGGCGATGCTGCGCTTGAGCATATGGCCAAAGCCTCCGGGACTGATCTGGCCGGTTTCAAATCGCAATTGGCAACGACACAGCTGTTCTACACCCCCAAGGAAACTCTGGATTTTGCGAACAGCCCTGAGCTTCCCAAGACCATGGCCAAGGTGGCTGGCTTTTCCTTCGAGCACGGTCTGCTCGGGGAAGGAGCAAAGGACAGTAGCGCCGTGGGCATGAGCTTCGCTCATGACGTCATCCGCGGAGACAAGGGCAATATCAAATTGCGCTTCGATCCGGGCTACGTACAGATGGCCGTCGACGGCAGCCTGTGA
- a CDS encoding ABC transporter permease: MQLINRHPDRPTRLLLVILPFVLLLGAYFLGSAQRFADNPNDKLLPSAVQMTDAVKRMAFTEDKRSGGYLLWQDTASSLQRLAIGLAVSALVGLCLGIASGTLPLFGATLSPLLVVLSMVPPLAILPILFIVFGLGELSKVMLIVIGITPILARDLEQRAREIPVELLIKAQTLGSSTWTLILRVVLPQLLPRLLISLRLVLGSAWLFLIAAEAIASEGGLGYRIFLVRRYMAMDVILPYVVWITLLAWLMDWALKSLTHRAFPWYEGARS; encoded by the coding sequence ATGCAGCTGATTAACCGTCACCCTGATCGCCCTACGCGACTGCTGCTGGTGATCCTTCCGTTCGTATTGTTGCTGGGTGCCTACTTCCTGGGATCAGCGCAAAGGTTTGCGGACAACCCGAATGACAAGCTGCTACCGAGTGCGGTGCAAATGACCGATGCGGTCAAGCGCATGGCCTTTACGGAGGACAAACGCAGCGGGGGATATCTTCTCTGGCAGGACACGGCGTCCAGTCTGCAGCGCTTGGCGATTGGCTTGGCCGTAAGCGCTCTGGTGGGGCTGTGCCTGGGTATCGCATCAGGCACATTACCGCTGTTCGGGGCTACGTTGTCGCCACTCCTGGTGGTGCTGTCCATGGTGCCGCCACTGGCGATCTTGCCGATCCTCTTCATTGTCTTCGGCCTCGGCGAGCTCTCCAAGGTCATGCTGATTGTTATAGGGATAACGCCGATCCTGGCACGGGATCTTGAACAACGTGCACGGGAAATACCGGTAGAGCTTCTCATCAAGGCTCAGACATTGGGTTCGTCGACCTGGACGCTGATCTTGCGAGTGGTACTTCCTCAATTGCTTCCTCGCCTGCTCATTTCACTGCGTTTGGTGTTGGGCTCTGCATGGCTGTTTCTTATCGCAGCCGAGGCCATCGCTTCGGAAGGCGGGTTGGGATATCGGATTTTTCTCGTGCGTCGTTATATGGCGATGGACGTCATCCTGCCCTACGTCGTGTGGATCACACTCCTGGCCTGGCTAATGGATTGGGCACTCAAGAGCCTCACCCACCGTGCTTTCCCATGGTATGAGGGGGCCCGTTCGTGA
- a CDS encoding ABC transporter ATP-binding protein, protein MSFIQVNNVWQQYGDHVVLEGLNLSIAEGEFCTMVGTSGCGKSTFLRLLLGQERASKGEILLEGRPLAADPDPSRGVVFQRYSVFPHLNVLDNVALGLELPNAPLTGRLFGQRKRLAREEAAQLLAKVGLGHALEKYPSQLSGGMQQRLAIAQALIMKPRVLLLDEPFGALDPGIRKDMYTLLLELWRETRLTVFMVTHDLREGFSLGTRLMVFDKVRVDPHAPNAYGARITYDLPLNAKRSEAQLTIASARPGSH, encoded by the coding sequence GTGAGCTTCATTCAAGTGAATAACGTATGGCAGCAATACGGCGATCACGTCGTGCTGGAAGGCCTGAATCTGAGCATCGCAGAGGGCGAGTTTTGCACCATGGTCGGAACATCTGGCTGTGGCAAATCCACTTTTCTACGCCTACTGCTGGGTCAGGAAAGAGCCAGCAAAGGTGAGATCCTGCTGGAGGGTCGGCCGCTGGCCGCTGACCCCGATCCTAGCCGAGGGGTTGTGTTCCAACGCTACTCCGTATTCCCGCACTTGAATGTGCTGGACAACGTGGCTCTGGGGCTGGAGCTTCCCAACGCCCCTTTGACAGGACGCCTGTTCGGACAGCGTAAACGGCTCGCAAGGGAGGAGGCCGCGCAACTGCTCGCCAAGGTAGGGCTTGGCCACGCGTTGGAAAAATACCCATCGCAACTGTCTGGCGGCATGCAGCAACGGCTTGCCATCGCTCAAGCCTTGATCATGAAGCCCCGCGTGCTCCTGCTGGACGAGCCGTTTGGCGCGCTTGATCCAGGTATCCGCAAAGACATGTACACACTGCTGCTGGAACTTTGGCGTGAGACTCGACTAACCGTGTTCATGGTCACTCATGACCTTCGCGAGGGGTTCAGCCTGGGCACTCGGTTGATGGTGTTCGACAAGGTTCGCGTTGACCCCCATGCCCCAAACGCTTATGGCGCCCGCATTACCTATGATCTGCCGCTAAACGCGAAGCGTAGCGAGGCGCAACTGACCATAGCCTCGGCACGGCCAGGCTCTCACTAA
- a CDS encoding urea amidolyase associated protein UAAP1, which yields MSESTVFSNELLPGGGHLSFVLKRGQLLRLTDLEGGANVSLMLFNANEKSERLNLPDSLKGQHTAKLTAGHCLYSDMGRVLAAITRDTCGWSDSIGGVLCAAEVEEKYGQGRYQELRNGFFRNGADNLLVEMGKWDLGLTDLSMVLNLFSRVDVDDNGGLSFAQGNSKAGDCIELYAPMDTLFIITALQHPMDPASEYSPKPVQLTFMNADASVAEHCRTSRPENQRGFTNTDRLFA from the coding sequence ATGAGTGAAAGTACCGTTTTCTCCAACGAACTATTGCCAGGTGGAGGCCACCTTTCCTTCGTTCTCAAACGCGGTCAACTGCTGCGCCTGACGGACCTGGAAGGCGGCGCTAACGTCAGCCTCATGCTGTTCAACGCGAACGAAAAAAGCGAGCGGCTGAATCTGCCTGACAGCCTCAAAGGTCAGCACACGGCCAAGCTGACTGCGGGCCATTGCTTGTACTCGGACATGGGCCGTGTACTGGCGGCTATCACTCGCGATACCTGTGGGTGGAGCGACAGCATTGGCGGCGTCCTGTGCGCGGCTGAGGTGGAGGAAAAGTACGGTCAAGGACGCTACCAGGAATTACGGAATGGTTTCTTCCGTAACGGCGCAGACAACCTTCTGGTCGAAATGGGCAAATGGGATCTGGGTCTGACTGACTTATCCATGGTCTTGAATCTGTTTAGCCGGGTTGACGTGGATGACAACGGCGGGCTGAGCTTCGCTCAGGGAAACTCCAAGGCAGGCGATTGCATTGAGCTGTACGCGCCGATGGACACGCTGTTCATCATCACCGCCTTGCAGCATCCGATGGATCCGGCAAGCGAATACTCCCCTAAACCCGTTCAACTCACCTTCATGAATGCGGATGCCAGTGTCGCAGAGCATTGCCGCACTTCGCGCCCTGAAAATCAGCGCGGCTTTACCAATACCGACCGTTTGTTCGCCTGA
- a CDS encoding urea amidolyase associated protein UAAP2, which produces MTANLNPEAAIYRATIPAGEPWLTEVKAGQTLRILDLEGNQAIDTLFYSATDPRERYDVQRTLRRQNNVYLGVGSVLYSNLGRPLLTILEDNCGRHDTLGGACAQESNTVRYALDKRHMHSCRDNYLRACCHDGRLGKRDISPNINFFMNVPVTPDGGLTFEDGISAPGKYVQLRAEMDVIVLISNCPQLNNPCNGYNPTPAELLIWE; this is translated from the coding sequence ATGACAGCCAATCTCAATCCAGAAGCCGCCATTTATCGAGCCACGATTCCCGCTGGCGAACCTTGGCTGACCGAAGTCAAAGCAGGTCAAACACTCCGGATTCTGGACCTGGAAGGTAATCAGGCCATTGATACTCTGTTCTACAGTGCGACTGATCCACGCGAGCGATATGACGTGCAGCGCACGCTTCGTCGGCAGAACAATGTGTATCTCGGCGTGGGCAGCGTGCTCTACTCGAACCTCGGCCGGCCCCTGCTGACCATCCTCGAAGACAACTGTGGCCGTCATGACACGCTGGGTGGAGCGTGCGCACAAGAAAGCAATACCGTCCGTTATGCGCTTGATAAGCGCCATATGCACAGCTGCCGTGACAACTACTTGCGGGCCTGTTGCCACGATGGCCGATTAGGCAAACGAGATATCAGTCCAAACATCAACTTTTTCATGAACGTGCCTGTCACTCCAGACGGTGGACTCACGTTCGAGGACGGCATCTCCGCTCCGGGCAAGTACGTACAACTGCGTGCAGAGATGGATGTGATCGTACTGATCTCCAACTGTCCTCAATTGAACAATCCATGCAATGGCTACAACCCCACCCCGGCAGAGTTATTGATATGGGAATGA
- the uca gene encoding urea carboxylase, translated as MFNTLLIANRGAIACRILRTLRELEVKGVAVYSEADVASRHILEADQALSLGEGAAAGTYLAVDKILAAAKASGAQAIHPGYGFLSENAAFAEACEAAGIVFVGPTPEQLRLFGLKHTARALAHEQGVSLLEGTDLLDSVEDALQAATQVGYPIMLKSTAGGGGIGMRVCRSADELHEAFETVKRLGQNNFSDAGVFIEKYIQRARHLEVQIFGDGAGEVLALGVRDCSVQRRNQKVLEETPAPNLPDGMAEALCEAAIKLAKAVNYRSAGTVEFVFDSDEQRFYFLEVNTRLQVEHGVTEQVWGVDLVRWMIQLAAGDLPPLSEIGAHLVPSGHAVQARLYAEDPGKDFQPSPGLLTAVRFPATDGKALRIDTWVEAGCEIAPYFDPMLAKIITWAPDRAEARLHLHKVLGESQLYGVETNRDYLRQILLDKPFTSGHPWTRCLEGLVYQADTLEVLSGGTQTSVQDYPGRLGYWAVGVPPSGPMDSRALRLGNQLLGNPEGAAGLEITMSGPTLRFNTDAVAVVTGAVVPVTLDGADVAMNAVILIKSGSVLSLGTIAGAGARSYLCVRGGIQVPDYLGSKSTFTLGQFGGHGGRALRAGDVLHLAPLTDKTVGAVLPEQPQLGALRHIRVIYGPHGAPEYFTEHYIDTFFSTDWEVHFNSSRTGVRLIGPKPEWVRADGGEAGLHPSNIHDNPYAIGAVDFTGDMPVILGPDGPSLGGFVCPVTVIEADLWQLGQLKAGDKVRFVPTDLAHARQLATASLLSAQSHAVSVEAIVLQSPIVLDIGRDDTRLVARVAGDTHLLLEIGAPELDLVLRFRGHALMQALEAKQLAGVIDLTPGIRSLQVHYQPEALSLAALLEAVAGEWDAVCAAGDLQVPSRIVHLPLSWDDPACQLAIEKYMTTVRKDAPWCPSNLEFIRRINDLPNLDEVQRTVFDASYLVMGLGDVYLGAPVATPLDPRHRLVTTKYNPARTWTAENSVGIGGAYMCVYGMEGPGGYQFVGRTLQMWNRYREVAAFSGKPWLLRFFDQIRFYPVTAEELLRIRRDFPLGRFDLQIEQSQLRLADYQDFLAQEAESILSFRGQQQAAFAAERQRWIDSGQAHFESNEAVAQATEEALLPPHQTGVESPIAGNLWQVQVAVGDDITAGTALVVLESMKMEIPVLAPCSGIVREVLVEPGSAIRAGQRVIVLEPVMVKGEKA; from the coding sequence ATGTTCAACACGCTGTTAATAGCTAACCGAGGGGCTATCGCCTGCCGGATTTTGCGTACATTGCGCGAACTCGAAGTCAAAGGCGTTGCCGTCTACTCGGAAGCAGATGTCGCCAGCCGTCATATCCTTGAGGCAGACCAGGCGCTGAGCCTTGGTGAAGGTGCCGCCGCTGGAACCTATCTCGCTGTAGACAAGATTCTCGCCGCGGCGAAAGCCAGCGGCGCTCAGGCTATTCATCCAGGTTACGGCTTCCTTTCTGAAAACGCGGCGTTTGCTGAGGCCTGTGAAGCTGCTGGCATCGTGTTCGTTGGACCGACGCCTGAGCAACTTCGCCTGTTCGGGCTCAAACACACAGCCCGTGCTCTGGCACATGAGCAGGGTGTATCCCTCCTGGAGGGTACCGACCTTCTGGACAGTGTTGAGGACGCTTTACAAGCGGCAACCCAGGTCGGCTATCCGATCATGCTGAAAAGCACCGCCGGCGGCGGCGGGATCGGGATGCGGGTATGTCGTTCGGCCGATGAGCTGCACGAGGCGTTTGAGACGGTCAAGCGTTTAGGTCAGAACAATTTCAGCGACGCTGGCGTGTTCATCGAAAAGTACATCCAACGTGCTCGTCACCTTGAAGTTCAGATCTTCGGCGACGGCGCCGGCGAGGTCTTGGCCTTAGGGGTTCGGGACTGTTCGGTTCAGCGACGCAATCAAAAGGTACTCGAAGAAACCCCAGCCCCCAATCTCCCGGATGGCATGGCTGAGGCACTTTGCGAGGCCGCGATCAAACTCGCGAAAGCCGTTAATTATCGGAGCGCAGGGACCGTCGAGTTCGTCTTTGACAGCGATGAGCAGCGCTTCTACTTTCTGGAAGTGAACACCCGCCTGCAGGTCGAGCACGGCGTGACAGAACAGGTCTGGGGCGTGGATCTGGTGCGCTGGATGATCCAGTTGGCTGCAGGCGACTTGCCCCCGTTGAGCGAGATAGGTGCGCACCTGGTACCTAGCGGCCACGCTGTACAGGCACGGCTCTACGCCGAAGATCCGGGTAAAGACTTCCAGCCAAGCCCTGGCCTTTTGACGGCTGTCCGCTTCCCTGCGACAGATGGCAAAGCGTTGCGCATCGATACGTGGGTGGAGGCAGGATGCGAGATTGCGCCCTACTTCGATCCGATGCTTGCCAAAATCATCACGTGGGCCCCTGACCGGGCAGAAGCCCGTCTGCACCTGCATAAGGTACTCGGCGAAAGTCAGCTATACGGGGTCGAGACCAACCGCGACTACCTTCGTCAAATACTGCTCGATAAGCCCTTCACCAGCGGTCACCCTTGGACACGCTGCCTTGAGGGGCTGGTTTACCAGGCCGACACCTTGGAAGTATTGAGCGGCGGCACCCAGACCAGTGTTCAGGACTACCCTGGGCGTTTGGGCTACTGGGCAGTCGGGGTACCGCCGTCGGGCCCGATGGACAGTCGAGCCCTGCGCTTGGGCAATCAGCTCCTGGGTAATCCTGAAGGTGCCGCCGGATTGGAGATCACCATGAGCGGCCCTACCCTTCGGTTCAATACCGATGCGGTCGCGGTTGTGACGGGCGCGGTAGTGCCGGTGACGCTGGATGGCGCAGATGTCGCCATGAACGCTGTGATCCTGATCAAATCGGGTTCAGTCCTGAGCCTGGGCACGATAGCGGGTGCCGGTGCACGGAGTTACCTCTGCGTTCGCGGCGGCATTCAGGTGCCGGACTATCTCGGCAGTAAAAGTACCTTTACCTTGGGTCAATTCGGCGGACACGGTGGTCGTGCGCTGCGTGCAGGGGATGTTTTGCACCTTGCACCACTGACAGACAAAACTGTCGGGGCAGTGCTTCCTGAGCAACCCCAACTTGGGGCGCTTCGCCACATCAGGGTGATCTATGGCCCCCATGGCGCACCGGAGTATTTCACTGAGCACTACATAGACACGTTTTTTTCCACCGACTGGGAAGTGCACTTCAACTCGAGCCGTACCGGTGTTCGCCTGATCGGGCCGAAACCTGAGTGGGTTCGTGCTGACGGCGGGGAAGCGGGGCTTCATCCCTCCAATATCCATGACAACCCATACGCCATAGGTGCCGTGGATTTCACCGGGGATATGCCCGTAATACTCGGCCCAGACGGCCCAAGCCTGGGCGGTTTCGTGTGCCCTGTGACGGTTATCGAGGCAGACCTGTGGCAGCTGGGCCAACTCAAAGCCGGCGACAAGGTTCGCTTCGTCCCGACAGATCTTGCCCATGCCCGTCAGCTTGCCACTGCGTCGTTACTCAGCGCGCAAAGCCATGCCGTCTCAGTCGAGGCCATCGTACTGCAGTCTCCAATCGTCTTGGATATCGGTCGCGATGACACTCGCTTGGTGGCACGGGTAGCGGGTGATACGCATCTTCTGTTGGAGATCGGGGCTCCCGAGCTGGATCTGGTTCTGCGCTTCCGTGGCCATGCCTTGATGCAGGCGCTGGAAGCCAAGCAGCTGGCTGGGGTGATCGATCTGACTCCCGGCATCCGTTCGCTGCAGGTTCATTATCAGCCCGAGGCATTGTCGCTGGCGGCCCTGCTTGAGGCTGTCGCAGGCGAGTGGGATGCAGTGTGTGCCGCAGGTGACTTGCAAGTGCCTTCGCGCATCGTGCATTTGCCTTTGTCCTGGGACGACCCTGCGTGCCAGTTGGCGATTGAAAAGTACATGACCACGGTGCGCAAAGATGCGCCGTGGTGCCCGAGCAACCTTGAGTTCATCCGGCGTATCAACGACCTGCCGAATCTGGACGAGGTTCAACGAACAGTATTCGACGCCAGCTATTTGGTCATGGGGCTTGGGGATGTCTACCTGGGTGCTCCAGTGGCGACTCCACTGGATCCCCGGCACCGGCTGGTAACGACAAAATACAACCCGGCACGCACCTGGACAGCAGAAAACTCTGTCGGAATCGGCGGCGCATACATGTGCGTTTACGGCATGGAAGGCCCGGGTGGGTACCAGTTCGTCGGCCGTACGCTGCAGATGTGGAACCGCTACCGAGAGGTGGCCGCCTTTTCGGGCAAGCCCTGGTTGCTACGCTTCTTTGACCAGATTCGTTTCTATCCCGTCACTGCCGAGGAACTCCTGCGCATCCGTCGTGATTTCCCTCTTGGTCGCTTCGACCTGCAGATCGAGCAAAGCCAATTACGACTGGCCGACTACCAGGATTTCCTGGCGCAAGAAGCAGAAAGCATCCTGTCATTCAGAGGCCAGCAGCAGGCGGCATTTGCAGCGGAAAGGCAGCGCTGGATCGACAGTGGCCAAGCGCATTTCGAGAGCAATGAAGCGGTGGCGCAGGCTACTGAAGAAGCACTCCTGCCTCCTCACCAGACAGGTGTCGAAAGCCCCATTGCCGGCAATTTATGGCAAGTCCAGGTAGCCGTCGGTGATGACATCACAGCAGGTACGGCTTTGGTGGTACTCGAATCGATGAAGATGGAAATCCCGGTGCTTGCCCCATGCTCCGGCATCGTTCGCGAAGTGCTGGTGGAACCTGGCTCAGCGATACGTGCGGGCCAACGGGTAATCGTTCTCGAACCGGTGATGGTCAAAGGAGAGAAAGCATGA
- the atzF gene encoding allophanate hydrolase, whose product MNNDLRLDVLRERYLSGTCSPRSLILALREQAKTLNPDFNLFIHLLSVEELEPYLAALETRQIKDLPLYGVPFAIKDNIDLAGIPTTAACPAYAYTPERSSTIVQRLIDLGAVPLGKTNLDQFATGLNGTRSPFGACPNSVLREYPSGGSSAGSPLAVALGLATFALGTDTAGSGRVPAALNNLVGLKATKGLISTAGVVPACRTLDCVTTFTATAAEASRLLALTTELDPKDEYSRANPSWNDESAFGHIRAFRFGVPRAEDLQFFGCPEGPSLFSAAVERLKALGGELVVVDLSPFLEAARLLYEGPWVAERYSVVGELARAQPEAVLPVIHAVLAKGPDVTGVDTFRAQYRMQTLKAECDRVMAGLDCVLTPTIGRPVTLAELAAEPVLRNSELGYYTNFMNLLDYAAVAVPSGFMANGLPWGVTLFGRPFTDQYLLSLANAYQAGKAPDNVARNDQTRLVVCGAHLDGLALNWQLKQRGGTLLEATASAPHYRLHALAGGLVKRPAMVRVAEGGVEIAVEVWQLPSAELGSFLNGIPAPLGLGKVELKDGRWETGFICEGYGLVGATDISDWGGWRAWLSSLD is encoded by the coding sequence ATGAACAACGATCTGAGACTTGATGTACTGAGAGAGCGCTACCTGAGCGGCACATGCTCCCCGCGCAGCCTCATTCTGGCGCTCCGAGAGCAGGCAAAGACGCTGAACCCTGATTTCAACCTGTTCATCCATCTTCTCAGTGTCGAGGAGCTGGAGCCTTACCTGGCGGCGCTTGAAACCCGCCAGATCAAAGATCTGCCGCTGTACGGTGTTCCATTCGCCATTAAAGACAACATTGATCTTGCCGGCATCCCGACGACTGCGGCTTGCCCCGCTTATGCCTATACGCCAGAACGTTCGTCGACCATTGTTCAGAGGCTGATCGACCTTGGCGCGGTTCCACTCGGCAAAACGAACCTTGATCAATTCGCCACCGGGCTCAACGGCACACGCTCGCCCTTCGGCGCGTGCCCCAACAGCGTGCTACGCGAGTACCCATCCGGTGGCTCAAGCGCCGGATCGCCTCTGGCGGTCGCTTTAGGATTGGCCACTTTCGCGCTCGGCACCGATACCGCCGGATCAGGCCGAGTCCCGGCCGCGTTGAACAATCTGGTAGGGCTAAAGGCAACCAAGGGGCTGATCTCTACAGCCGGTGTTGTTCCCGCATGCCGCACATTGGATTGCGTCACTACCTTCACCGCTACCGCTGCGGAGGCCAGCCGCCTTCTGGCGCTCACTACAGAGCTTGATCCCAAAGACGAATACAGTCGCGCCAACCCAAGCTGGAATGATGAATCTGCATTCGGGCACATCAGAGCATTCCGATTCGGAGTGCCTCGCGCTGAAGACCTCCAGTTCTTCGGATGCCCCGAGGGCCCAAGCCTGTTCTCGGCAGCCGTAGAGCGGTTAAAGGCGCTGGGCGGCGAGCTGGTGGTTGTGGATCTCTCACCGTTCCTGGAAGCGGCGCGGCTGCTATACGAAGGGCCTTGGGTCGCTGAACGTTATAGCGTGGTGGGAGAGCTGGCACGCGCCCAGCCAGAGGCCGTTCTGCCAGTGATTCACGCCGTTCTCGCCAAAGGTCCGGATGTGACAGGCGTGGATACCTTTCGCGCGCAGTACCGCATGCAAACGCTGAAGGCCGAGTGCGACCGCGTGATGGCCGGGCTCGACTGCGTGCTGACTCCGACCATAGGGCGGCCAGTTACGCTGGCAGAACTCGCGGCAGAGCCCGTGCTTCGCAATTCGGAACTCGGCTACTACACAAACTTCATGAACCTGCTCGATTACGCCGCGGTGGCCGTACCCAGTGGTTTCATGGCCAACGGTTTGCCTTGGGGTGTAACGCTATTTGGCAGGCCGTTTACCGATCAATACCTTCTGAGCCTTGCCAACGCCTACCAGGCGGGTAAGGCTCCCGATAACGTTGCACGCAACGATCAAACCCGGTTGGTCGTATGCGGAGCTCATCTCGACGGCTTGGCGCTCAACTGGCAGCTCAAGCAACGTGGCGGCACCCTGCTGGAGGCTACGGCAAGCGCGCCTCACTATCGGCTGCATGCGCTTGCGGGTGGGCTGGTGAAACGTCCAGCCATGGTGCGTGTCGCTGAGGGCGGCGTTGAAATCGCGGTAGAGGTATGGCAACTGCCGAGCGCAGAGTTGGGTTCTTTCCTGAATGGAATTCCCGCTCCTTTGGGCTTGGGCAAGGTAGAGCTCAAGGACGGCCGCTGGGAAACCGGCTTCATTTGCGAAGGCTATGGGTTGGTGGGTGCTACCGATATCAGCGATTGGGGTGGCTGGCGAGCCTGGTTATCGTCTTTGGACTGA